A window of Chlorobium phaeobacteroides DSM 266 genomic DNA:
AGGTAAAGCAGGCGCTCGCAGCGTACGACGTTGTCCGCGAGAAATTCGGTGATGCCGTTTCGGCATTTGATTCGAATGAGACGATGCCATTTTTCGAGGTTCTCGATACCGATCAGTGGCCTGACATCGCGCTTTTTATGCGTGATCATCCTAAACTGAAATTCAATTATATGGCTTGCCTTTCAGGGGTTGATTATCCCCAGGAAGAGAAGCTCGGTATTGTCTGCAATCTCGAATCTGTTGCCGCTTTAGGGCACAGGGTTGCCGTAAAGGTTCGTTGTTCGCGCGATGGCGGTTCAATACCCTCTGTTGCCTGTGTCTGGCAT
This region includes:
- a CDS encoding NADH-quinone oxidoreductase subunit C — protein: MTQQVKQALAAYDVVREKFGDAVSAFDSNETMPFFEVLDTDQWPDIALFMRDHPKLKFNYMACLSGVDYPQEEKLGIVCNLESVAALGHRVAVKVRCSRDGGSIPSVACVWHTANWHEREAYDMFGMLFSGHPDLRRILCPEDWEGFPLRKDYKVQETYHGIKVPY